The following DNA comes from Camelina sativa cultivar DH55 chromosome 14, Cs, whole genome shotgun sequence.
CCATTCGAGTTGGCACAACTCAGCAATGTTTTGAAGCAAAGGAAGATTAAATCGATAGCACAAAATAAGGGCCTAAACGATGAggaaattattaaaatatactctcaGGCCCATCCATATCTAAAAGCCCAcgtatgaaagaaaaaaaattggtggtCCAGCTGGGAACGAGCCAGCAGGCCACGGTGAATCTGAGTGGCGTCGAGCCTCACGCATTGCCCTCCAACTTCAGGAACCGTCTGTGCCGAGCCTTCGCTCAACTCACACAGATCACTCACAGCTTGGACTGGACAGCTCGGAACATTGCCACAACAGATCCGACCCGAGGACCGAGCCAGTGTTCCACCAACTTATTGTCCCCACTTGGGTCACAAGCCCTTGTTACTGAGCTCGACGTACACTTACTGCTTTAACTTCATTTATAAAGTAGAACATTTTAGAGTCAAGtagccgatgtgggacaaaaGAGAAGTAAACAAACACAATGGTGTTTTTCAATGTTCttctgattttggattttgcttGTGGACATAGAACACAATGGTTTCTTCAGAGACCCCTCATTTCAGGTAAAAAAACATCATCTGGGTTTCACGAATGTAGAAaggtgtaattttttttttgttttgctacaGAATTTTTCTTAACATCTCGAGCATGACATTTGCTTGTAGGGTAATTAGATGCTAGATACGTATAATCCCATTGTACATTTCAAAAATCTGATTTTGGTGTCTGTTCCAGTTGAATCTGTGCATCCAGCTTTAAGTTTTTCTACTTCACTAaaaaattctcttttcttttggtttggttgaaCTTCTTTGTGTAGTGGGAGACTATGCTCAGACCTTGAATACTGTATGCTTGTAATTGTACGAGTGAGCAAAAGAAACTCCAGGTGTACTACATAAGCTGTTGTTTGCATTTGGTGTCCTGTGTCCATCAGATGATCAACACTTGTTGCAGATCTCTTACAAATACACGAGTTGGGTTTTTGGAGGATTCCATTGATTGAGGGGATTATAAAATTTGACTGGACCTTTTTGATGGCTGATGGACCATGTGGGATTCAGTAGCtgacaagaacaacaaaggaatCCACCTAACAGAGACAACCCACATGTtgcagaaaatatataaaatatcgCAGGAAAGTGAAACGGAAAAAAGAACTAGACAGAGACACCTCTTCTTGAACTTAACGCCTTAGATTGTGGTTTATTTCCATCTTCTTTACTGCCTGATGGAAATATGATTATTTATCTGAGGCAAAGATTTCTCACTTCAACTTGATGCGACTACTACTGGTCCAGTTTTCATAGGATTGGTTTCTTTGATAGAAGTGAAATCTTGGGTTGATTTGAGGCCGTTGTTCTTCCATGTTGATGCCCCACCTGTTCTTTTAGTACTGtgtcctttttgtttttctgtcaTCTGAAGACAAAGGCAATCAGTCACCTTACCTGATAACTTTCAAAGATTTGGTGTTTAAGAGAGAATCTTCGGTATAAAGGTCCTAGATACAGCTAGAGGTTTATTTCTGTCTTATTTAGGAGAGATACTGGTTCTTCTGATTGCCAGATATCTTGGCTGGTTTGAGAGCTCAGGTTCATAGGTGGAATTTGAGTCCAATCAGCTTGGAGCTGCAGAGAGTGAGTTGATGTTACAGATCGTAGGACCTTACTCCAGAAAGCCAAAAAAGGTCCTTACGACTCTGTAACCTGaaagtttttccttttttaaattTGAGCTGGATATGGAGCTTTGAAGTCAAGCTTTGGAATTTAAATCTGAAGTAAGTTTTCAAAGGTGCTCTGGAGTACTAACTATCAGAAAACATTTTCAGACAGAAGCTTGGTGATGTATCTTCAATTTTTCACCAACCCATCTCATGGCTTAGCTCATGTATGCTACTCTAGTCAGATTTCGTGTAAGGTAAGACTGAGTCGTATCCTTGCCACGCCACCGTCTTCAGTCCTCTTGCATATGGACGAAAGCAATAATCTTCCCAAGCCCAAGAAAGGTTTTAGTCTGAGTGAAGATTCGAGAAACAATTTAAACAGTCTTTCTGCAGATTCTTTGTTTAGGCAGGCCAACACAGTGGGAATTATTGGAGGCGTTTCAACTGATTCCTCTCTTAAATTTGTGAAGAAACTCGTGGATGGGAGCTCAAAAGGTGGTATAAGCTCGTTACCTTTTGTGCTTTGCTCGGATCCTGCACTCAACAAGGAGCTTCTCTTATACGAGGAAAACTCGTATCCTTCTCTTTACCATAGAGCAGAGAGTACTCCGGTGGATCCAAAGCTAATTGTGGAAAATCTAAGGAACAAGAGGAGATATCTTGAGAGTTGTGGAGCTAAATTAATTGTAATGCCGTGTCATATTGCACATATATGGTATGAAGAGGTTTGTGAAGGGAGTTCAGTTCCTCTGCTTCACATGGGTGAATGCATTGCTAAAGAGCTGCAAGAGGCGAAAATGAAGCCCCTTGAAGCTAGGGATCCTCTGCGTGTAGGTGTGATGGCCACTAGCGCCACGTTATCCGCGGGGTTCTACCAGGAGAAACTCCAAAGCAATGTTAGTATTCTATTGTGTCCATGGGAGCAATTTATCTAAGAAGTGACTTTGTGAATACTTTCTTATAAATCTTGTATTAGCCATCGTATGAAGTGACTCTGTGGTTGTGGAAATGAGCAGGGATTTGAGGCGGTGCTTCCAGACAAGGCTACAATGGAGCACACAGTGATCCCGGCCTTGGAAGCAATGAAGAGAGAAGACATGGAAGGAGCACGAAACCTTCTAAGGATAGCGTTGCAGGTACTGCTGGTGCAGGCGGTAAACGTGGTGATGCTCGGATCAGATGAGATGCGTGACCTCTTGCCAGGGGATGATCCTCTGCTAAAGAAGTGTGTTGATCCAATGGAGGCATTCGCAAGGTCTGCCATCAAATGGGCAGAGAATCGATGCTCTTAAGCGATTTTGTGGTGTTGTGtgtctatatatatgtgaaaggGAATATAGATCAGATGAGGTGGCATTACCAAGTGTAAACCAGTGTTTACAATTACCAAAGTCTCAATATGTATTGGTCAATACAAGTGTGAACATgtctaaagccaaaaaaaaagtttgaccatATCTTGGCTAGGATGCATTGTGTAATATCCCCTTATTATTACAGACATTTATTAGTGGAATAAAAAGATGAGTTTTGTGAAAGATTAGATGTCAGAAGGAGGATGGCCAGGCATGCTTGGACTGGTTGTGTTGTTAGGGTTCTTTTTGTCCAAAGGGTTCTTGCTCTTATATTCATTGTTGTTATCATTGTTCAATCCCAATTTGTTCTTCACTGCCTCTGATGCTTCTTGCGCCATGTTCTTCACTTTCTCCCCTTTCTGATtatttatcaaatcaaatttcgtaagaaaaagggaaaaaaaaccaaaattacaaacaacatGCAGAGTTGATGTGTTAGTTAACCTGCTGGAGAAAGCCTGAAGCTTGGGAAGAGTTATTGCAGTCATCCCTCTTCACCTGATACCAAACATCATTTCTCCactttacatttctttttttttttggtaaaataatcacACAAGTTAACACGATCACAAAAGGTAGAAGTAAAAGCGAAATTGAAGAGAAACACTGACATGAGCTTGGCCCACGATTTGGCCGGCCCTCACACTGAATTCCTCATCCTGTCTGCTCGCCATTTCTTACTTGTTTCTTTCTACTCTCAAAACggtttcttcttttataatCATATCTATGTGAATGCGTCacgtttttctcttttctatcaATGGAGTTCCATTTTTCAAGGGGAGCCTTTTTAGCTGTTAAGATCCATCATTTTCTAAACCATGCTTGACTTTTTCACCTCCTTATTCTTGTCAACTTTtccatttaagaaaaaaataataaactcttTCACAGTACAAAGTCTCGTCCATATCGATATAATCATTACGTATTACAGAGTAGGTGCCGAGACTTCTTGATGAGAGATTGTACCATACTCTTTAACATCTAACAATCAATCAGCCTCTCATCacacaaatcaaaacttttgCCGTTTTCAGGAGCCTTCTCAATCGCTCATGTCgtcaaatccttcaaaatcatTCACACCATCAGCTGCTTCATCGGCTGAGTCGTCTGCCTCTTCATCTGTCTCCATTGCTTCCTCtattccttctccttcttcttcatcactgtCCTTGTCCTCATAGATTACGGgaccttcatcttcttcttcttc
Coding sequences within:
- the LOC104740230 gene encoding late embryogenesis abundant protein 1-like encodes the protein MASRQDEEFSVRAGQIVGQAHVKRDDCNNSSQASGFLQQKGEKVKNMAQEASEAVKNKLGLNNDNNNEYKSKNPLDKKNPNNTTSPSMPGHPPSDI
- the LOC104740232 gene encoding uncharacterized protein LOC104740232, whose amino-acid sequence is MYLQFFTNPSHGLAHVCYSSQISCKVRLSRILATPPSSVLLHMDESNNLPKPKKGFSLSEDSRNNLNSLSADSLFRQANTVGIIGGVSTDSSLKFVKKLVDGSSKGGISSLPFVLCSDPALNKELLLYEENSYPSLYHRAESTPVDPKLIVENLRNKRRYLESCGAKLIVMPCHIAHIWYEEVCEGSSVPLLHMGECIAKELQEAKMKPLEARDPLRVGVMATSATLSAGFYQEKLQSNGFEAVLPDKATMEHTVIPALEAMKREDMEGARNLLRIALQVLLVQAVNVVMLGSDEMRDLLPGDDPLLKKCVDPMEAFARSAIKWAENRCS